A DNA window from uncultured Methanoregula sp. contains the following coding sequences:
- a CDS encoding cache domain-containing protein: MLLLASGCVQPEVRNTTGTSPEPSTRDAMVAFVKEAVLYAHTHGRDAALAEFSKKNGSFFREDLYIYAYDFNGTTIAHPVNPEKIGVNRLFEPDAMGHPFIHELRAQAQNGSGFSEYYYINPVHNNSVERKLGYVEKVDGDWWLGSGIYVGPLDSPATAPAIGYVGRENAENLTIAVNKTI, translated from the coding sequence ATGCTGCTTCTTGCCTCCGGCTGCGTACAACCCGAAGTCCGGAACACGACGGGCACCTCACCGGAGCCTTCAACCCGGGATGCGATGGTTGCGTTTGTCAAGGAAGCGGTCCTGTATGCCCATACCCATGGCAGGGATGCAGCTCTTGCAGAATTTTCAAAGAAGAACGGTTCGTTTTTCCGGGAAGATCTCTACATCTATGCCTATGATTTCAATGGTACGACGATTGCTCACCCGGTAAATCCTGAAAAGATTGGCGTAAACCGGCTTTTTGAACCCGATGCAATGGGTCACCCATTCATCCACGAGCTCCGGGCACAGGCCCAGAACGGATCGGGGTTTTCTGAATATTATTACATCAACCCCGTGCACAACAATTCTGTTGAGCGGAAACTCGGGTATGTTGAGAAGGTGGATGGGGACTGGTGGCTTGGATCCGGCATTTATGTCGGCCCCCTCGATTCCCCGGCAACTGCTCCGGCGATTGGTTACGTGGGCAGGGAAAATGCGGAGAATCTTACAATCGCTGTAAATAAAACAATATAA
- a CDS encoding anti-sigma factor antagonist (This anti-anti-sigma factor, or anti-sigma factor antagonist, belongs to a family that includes characterized members SpoIIAA, RsbV, RsfA, and RsfB.), whose product MQPVLQIHRKAGAIADVVSLSGRLDSNTSSELDAVLKQMVGSGSVQIVLNLAEIEYVSSSGLRVMLIWLRRLRKMQGDLKIACLKPRIQEVLFLAGFNRIFVLYDSEEAALESFSFADLEEHEKRILDIVASTLDIEEDLRRTKESLVQSETMYRAIFESSGTAMAIVDEDMTIVLVNSEFEKLAGYSRKELSEVYSLLPFVVRDDLGMVTEFHDLVCKEADSEPRHYEFRFKDREGNIRIVYVMLDMIPKSSRRVYSLLDITELRKIEEDLRHELMRKREFIILAAHELRTPLQPAMGYLHMILEEPEAFGLNDELKSLLEKCSGNIDHVKETIEHIIKLSDVGYGPEQMLPRFKPQYRETSPKSLLGAYISVLKCSGDLQITVAIPEDLKIVTDSEYFFLIIQSLIFNLIRFSPVPAKIQITVEVDEQYHHFIIRSPSAVISQDIIPMLFKPFSVTHESKLLEKFGFIGISLPVAKKMAELMSGDISVSCEPGAGCAFVLLLPRTGSPADK is encoded by the coding sequence ATGCAGCCGGTTCTCCAGATCCACAGGAAAGCAGGAGCTATTGCGGATGTTGTCTCGCTTTCGGGCCGGCTGGATTCCAATACCTCGTCTGAACTGGATGCCGTGCTGAAACAGATGGTAGGTTCCGGGTCCGTTCAGATCGTTCTCAACCTTGCGGAGATCGAATACGTAAGCAGTTCCGGTCTCCGGGTCATGCTCATCTGGCTCCGCCGGCTGAGAAAGATGCAGGGCGATCTCAAGATCGCCTGCCTCAAACCCCGTATCCAGGAAGTGCTTTTCCTTGCCGGGTTCAACCGGATCTTCGTTCTCTATGATTCCGAAGAGGCGGCTCTTGAAAGTTTCTCGTTTGCTGATCTTGAAGAGCATGAAAAAAGGATCCTGGATATCGTTGCATCGACCCTGGATATCGAAGAAGATCTCCGACGGACCAAGGAGAGTCTGGTCCAGTCCGAAACCATGTACAGGGCAATCTTTGAGAGCTCCGGCACTGCCATGGCGATTGTTGATGAGGACATGACGATCGTTCTTGTCAACTCCGAGTTCGAGAAACTGGCCGGGTATTCCCGGAAGGAACTTTCCGAGGTTTATTCCCTTCTTCCGTTTGTTGTCCGGGACGATCTCGGGATGGTAACCGAATTTCACGACCTGGTCTGCAAGGAAGCGGACAGCGAACCCCGCCATTATGAGTTCAGGTTCAAGGACCGGGAAGGCAATATCCGGATTGTTTATGTGATGCTCGATATGATCCCAAAATCGTCCCGCAGGGTCTATTCCCTTCTCGACATAACGGAGCTTCGCAAGATCGAAGAAGATCTCCGGCACGAACTTATGAGGAAACGGGAATTTATCATCCTTGCCGCCCATGAACTCCGCACCCCGCTCCAGCCGGCAATGGGATACCTGCATATGATCCTTGAAGAGCCCGAAGCCTTTGGTCTCAATGACGAGCTTAAATCTCTCCTGGAAAAATGCTCGGGCAACATCGATCATGTGAAGGAGACGATCGAACATATCATCAAGCTCAGCGACGTGGGATACGGGCCGGAACAGATGCTGCCCCGGTTCAAGCCCCAGTACCGGGAAACTTCGCCAAAGAGCCTGCTCGGAGCGTACATATCTGTCCTCAAATGCTCCGGTGATCTCCAGATCACGGTTGCAATTCCCGAAGACCTGAAAATAGTCACCGACAGCGAATATTTTTTCTTAATAATCCAGAGCCTGATCTTCAATTTAATCCGGTTTTCACCGGTTCCGGCAAAGATCCAGATCACGGTCGAGGTTGATGAACAATATCACCATTTCATCATCCGGAGTCCTTCGGCCGTTATCTCCCAGGACATTATCCCGATGTTGTTCAAACCGTTTTCCGTAACGCACGAATCAAAACTCCTGGAAAAATTCGGGTTCATCGGCATCAGTCTTCCCGTTGCAAAAAAGATGGCAGAGCTCATGAGCGGGGATATTTCCGTATCCTGCGAACCCGGGGCTGGATGTGCGTTCGTCCTTTTATTACCCCGTACCGGCTCACCCGCGGATAAATGA